Below is a genomic region from Saccopteryx bilineata isolate mSacBil1 chromosome 8, mSacBil1_pri_phased_curated, whole genome shotgun sequence.
AAATTGAATAGATGTTAACTTAAGAACAGATTCAACTTACAAAGAAGACCAAAGATACCTCTctaatattaaatattcaaattattcGCACAATGAAAAGTTTGTGAATGTTCTTCCTGACTGAGGACAGATACAGATCTTATGTTTCTCATGCCTAGTACAGTGTCTTCCATATACACACATCCTTTTAGTGCCTAATGGGTATCTGAAGGATCTCTGAAAGGCAGTAGTATAGTTTATTTATAAGCAAACTTCCTCAGCTCCCTGCTTCACTTTGCCTGCAACAAAACAAGCTTTTAGGTTTGTTATAAAGgcttaatgttttaatttaaccAAATTCATTTAACAGAGTTTGTGCTAGATCATATTATCTATGTAGCTCCTCTCCCACCATTTTAAGAGCCTTATTTTTATgtagaaatacacattttataacaactatttaaaatacagaaaaattattctatccacacagaaaacaatttttaatatttgcttgaCTGTTTTTTAAGAAGTTCTTACCTGACCCAGTATTTTGAAAATTTGGTTGATATCCagttatagaaaataaatggcaaatatttatctttatgtcAATCATTTTCTTATACCCATATCTTATACTGTAAcattacaatttttcttttaaaattgattaagGAATTTtgataatacttttttaaattaaattcaaaatgcaaaataaaggaaattatattttaccttttttattttggaaggtatagattgttttttaatattcccAGTCAATTTTTTTATCTTGGAGTATTTGATATAATTCAAACACTAcagtatttgttatttttcatttttcaggttTTTACCCTTCTTGCtccaatcatttattttctttagcaattaaaaacaataactccttccttttttaaaaatattaaacatttttttcaaatattaaacctTAACACAAGTCAATTGTATTTGGCATGAACCCCATTTTTATGATAAATGTTATAAGTTTTTAGTGtttaaagtgtttatttaatGTGATAGCAGTTAATTTGTACCAGGAtttataacagaaagaaaaaaataaagtattattgaatattttaattatgaataaatatttagatatatagactaatattttcataactacccttaattatttttttagattgtttAGTTATGTGAttgcatatattaaaaatatagacatctcttaatgttaaaattatagaGTTACAGGTTAGGTTCGAGAATAACAGATTATGAAAAGGACAAAATAGTGCTTATTTAAATAaggtaataaaactaaaaaaattcacCTTATATCAATAATGAGTATGAGAACACATGTGTATTTTAGTGTTAAAGTTTAGATTTGGTAATGTAACACTCTATAATAGATAGTATGAAGATAAGTTGGAATTGTACTGCCATTCAAGTGATGAATACATGCTTACAATGCTTGTTTTAATGTTATTAGTTGCATTTTTTACAGGATGATGAATCATAGATGTTCAAAAATCAAgattattttttgtataaatCATATTATGTTACATTAATGTCCACTcagcaaaaactataaaataaaacacaagaaaTCAACCTAAATGACATGGGAATGATATTACAACCTTTTAGTTGTTATACTAGctatttttaaacatatgtactaaaatttttcacattaattacatataaaaataaaatattttggtaatAATTATACTTGTGCAATATAATTAGTAAACTGTATAACAAGATTTTGAAAATTATCAGAGACTAAAATTATTaggatttaatttttgttttattaaaacaaaataatattatataaaaattttaaaaatgaagcaaaCTTTACATTAGACTTGAACAAACATTGATGAGGTAGGCCAAAGAGAGAAACGTATCCAACCTGAAATTCCTTGAGTAATCAGTTGAAATGTAGTTTAGAGTAAATCAGCATTGTATTTTAATTCTGTTTGCTTTccaaagcagattttaaaaattgcatcctggccctggccagttggctcagtggtagagcattggcccagtgagtggatatcctgggtttgattcttggtcagggcacacaggagaggtgcccatcttcttttccaaccctccccctcttgcttctctctccctttctctctcttcacctcctgccaccatggcttaattggagtgagttggccctaggtgctaagaatggctccatgacctctgcctcaggtactaagaggagctcagttgctgagccatGGAACAACactccacatgggcagagcatcacctcttagtgggcttgccaggtggatcctcagtcaaggtgcatgtgggagtctgtctttctgtcttctccAAAATCCTACCTCAATTTTTGtatgtaaaagagagaaaaaagggcttagaaattatcagaaagaaaaaaaatgcttctaaaaCTATTAAGCtatcagaaatataaaatgtcattAGTGTCAAGTCTACAGGAAACTttatattactattatatttagtttttattatttataacaaaaattacatttattataattataatatctaAATATCATAACagcataaaatatgtttaaaatattatgcaCTTCAGTAATATATTAGATTGGTCCTGGTGAAAACTCAATTGTATTGAAATTCAGAACATAAAAGTAATattcttgttaatttttaaaagcattataaTAACAAttatctatgtgtatatatacatatgcatattgaTATTAATAGAATAAGGTATGGACAAAGACACAGCCATAAGCATAAACAAAGGTGTAGAGTTAGAGATATATCTGTAAGTGCTAAACACTGAACTAAATAGCATACTTTATgaatttttcagatatttttagaGGATCAAAAGTACTTGTTGATCACTAGCTGTCATATTAGCAGTGATAAATTAGGCTGATTTAAAATATGAGTATTTTAGATTTAGGACAGTTATCAGGAAAGGGCTTATTATTTGTCTTCTAAGacaatctaaattttattttatttatttatttacttattatttatttatttttttacagagacagagtgagagtcagaaagagggatagacagggatagacaaacaggaatggagagagatgagaagcatccatcatcattgtgacaccttaggtattcattgattgctttttcatatgtgccttgaccatgggccttcagcagaccgagtaaccccttgctcaagccagcagctttgtgtccaagctggtgagctttgctcaaaccagatgagcccgggttCATGCtagcgacctccgggtctcgaacctgggtcctctccattcaagtctgaggctctatccactgcgccaccacctggttaggaaagacatccaatttttttttaaaaaaattagtaataatacaaatttttaatGCTCCGATAATTAACTTTTGAATACATACAATGGATTTATAATTACAGTATCAAAAAGTATTAAAGAGAAGAGTTTCTATATTTGTggacctcttttattattatgtggaTGAGTTTGGTGTATGTATTTGACATTTTGAATCAGGTATTATTTCAGTTATATAAATATGttaggtattttatattatatttggatatggcctgtggtggcacagtggataaagggtcaaactgaaatgctgaggtcgttggttcaaatcctgggcttgcctgttaaggcacatatggcaagcaAGCGATGAACTGCTAAGGTGAAtcaactgagttgatacttctcactccccacccctttctggaaaataaataaataaaatttataaagctctatgaaaaaatatatttggattacatttctctgtccctctttgcTACATAAAGTTTCAGAAgctgatttttaattattttatttttaaaaactcaagaatGCATTATGAATATTTAACAAAACTTTGATTTCCCCAAATGGTGTCCTCATATcatcaaataaatattatttattaaaatgccaaaagatATACTTTTGTAGGTTGCCATGATTACTTTTgcttcccccacttttttttagtaatttctcAGCTTTAGTCTTATTTCACTTGTTTTAACTATCAAACTATATCTTACCATGCTAACATATTTACCCTTACTAGTTGCATTATACTTtaataattaacaaattaaaaaatatgcattGAGTAATTTCTGAGTGTAAAATTCCTTCTAAGTCAGTATCTCCACCAGTGCATTGTATTATCAACCCCTGGTTTTCTCCATGGACTTTGTAATTCCAGTAGAGAAGATTTCACAGTTattgaatttcagaaaaattatttggtATATATTTGTCACCTTCCCTTGTCAGTTTTTCTTCTAGGTCTTATAATGGTAGCAAACTTGTTAATTTTCATAATGTGTAAGATAAAAGAtgcttactgtattttttgttaCCTAACATGTAATGAATaggttttccaaaattttttctgACCATAGACTAAGGTTACATAGGGGAAGAAACCGCTGAGCATAAAGGACCATGGAAGGGACCatggaaacagaaaaagacaataaTAGAAGACTAAAGATCATTAAAGTTTCTCAACCTACTTCACAGTTTGTAAAGTGCCAGGTAGCTGTGATTAGAACTGTTTATATTTCAGAGAATACATGTGCTTGTATTTCCTTCTCTAACCAAGGCAGAAATTATATCTATAATAAATACACTACCACTTATTGCCACTTCATGGTAGGGCTATGTATGGTAATAAGTATACATACACGGTTGAAACAAATTTCCTCTAGAATAGTAAATTTTCTTTACAAAGGTTTGATAATaaatttttctaaagtaaaataatttttatttttttatttcacttatttttttaaactgaaaactaAAATATCTCCAGTTGTTTTTGTTGTGAACGCAAACCTTTGTAGTGATTGcgatttattcattttcatcatGTGCATGGTTAATAAGAACTACTATATTTTAGTcattatcaataaaatataatgtcaGATGCATGAGGTTGCTAAAACATCCTACTCACCTCTCTTTCAGAAACCAGTGTGCAGAGCAAGGGTACAATCACATTTATCCGATTTCTTTTGCGGTTTCTTCTGTTCTGGGTTCTTACTGGGAAATCACACACTGAAGAAGACATTGTCATTACAACCATGAATGGTAAGGTTAGAGGGATGAACTTGCCAGTTCTTGGTGGCACAGTAACAGCTTTTCTTGGAATTCCCTATGCACAGCCACCTCTTGGTAGACTTCGGTTCAAAAAGCCACAATCTTTGACTGACTGGTCCAATATTTGGAATGCCACAAAATATGCACATTCTTGCTATCAGAACACAGATCAGAGTTTTCCTGGCTTCCTTGGGTTAGAGATGTGGAATCCAAATACTGACCTCAGTGAAGACTGTTTATATCTAAATGTCTGGATTCCAACACCTAGACCTAAAAACGCCACTGTAATGATATGGATTTATGGTGGTGGTTTTCAAACTGGAACATCATCTTTACATGTTTATGATGGCAAGTTTCTGACAAGGGTTGAAAGAGTTATTGTAGTTTCAATGAACTATAGGCTAGGTGCTCtaagatttttagttttatcaGGAAATTCGGAAGCACCAGGGAACATGAGCTTCTTTGACCAACAGTTGCCACATCAGTGGGTGCAAAAAAATATAGCAGCCTTTGGTGGAAATCCTAAAAGTGTAACTCTTTTTGGAGAGAGTGCAGGAGCAGCTTCAGTTAGCCTTCACTTACTTTCCCCTAGAAGCCATCCATTGTTTACCAGAGCCATTCTGCAAAGTGGATCTTCTAACGCCCCTTGGGCAGTAACATCTCTTTATGAAGCTAGAAACAGAACTTTGACCTTAGCTAAATTTATTGGTTGCTTTGAGAAAATGAGACTGAAATCATCAAATGCCTTCGAATTAAAGATCCCCAGGAAATCCTTCTGAATGAAATACTTCTTATCCCCTCAGATACTCTCTTGTCGGCAACTTCTGGGCCAAGTGTGGAGGTGATTTTCTCACTGACATGCCAGATACACTACTCCAACTTGGACAGTTCAAAAAAATCCAGATCATGGTGGGTGTTAATAAAGATGAAGGGACAGCGTTTTTAGTGTATGGTGCTCCTGGTTTCAGCAAAGATAACAACAGTATCATAACTagaaaagaatttcaagatggtttaaaaatactttttcgaGGAGTAGGTGAGTTTGGAAGGGAATCGATCCTTTTTCATTATATGGACTGGTTAGATCCAAGAGCTGAAAACTACCATGAGGCCTTGGATGATGTTGTTGGGGATTACAATTTCATATGCCCTGCCTTGGAGTTCACCAAAAAGTTCTCAGTTTTCAGAAATAATGCCTTTTTCTACTATTTTGAACACCGGTCCTCCAAACTTCCTTGGCCTGAATGGATGGGAGTGATGCATGCTTATGAAATTGAATTTGTCTTTGTTTTACCTCTGGAAAGAAGAGTAAATTACACAAAAGCTGAAGAAATTTTGAGTAGATCCATAATGAAACACTGGGCAAATTTTGCAAAATATGGGTAAGtgccatttttttaattctttgttttgttttgtttagttttgcttgGTGCCTGGTGTAGACTTCATTAAAAGCACAGGAAcctgtaaaatatttattatttgtactttaaactggtttagttttttattatacAGTGAATTTCAATTCCTTGCATCTGCATGCTTAAAGGAAATCATCAAACAACctttatgaaaaatgttttctcatatTTCTAAAACATTGCAGAACACTTTAGCATGTAGTCAGAGtttgtatgaaaataaataattaccttaagaattaaaattattgtGGCCTTGCTTTTTAacctgaaaaaatttttaaatattttatttatttattttagaaagagagagagagagagagaaaagggggaggagcatcaactcatagttgcttcttatatgtgctttgaccaggcaagaccagggtttcaaaccggggacctcagtgttccagatctacactttatccactataccaccacaggtcaggcataacctGAAAGATTTTAATGTTAACAGGTCTAGGAAAGActagaaatgtatatttttctcattctcttaagCAGGGGAACAGTGGTATCTGATACataaagaaacacacacatgGCTCAGGGAAACTAAAGGGCAGCATGGTGGTGGATTTCATCCTTGGATTACTCAAAATGCAGGGTTTGCAAAATATGGGTAagtgcccattttatagatttcccCCCTAATAGGCTGCTTAGAACTTTCAGGTGACATGTGTTGGACAGAAGGTACAAGGCTCCTCATTTTTAGCTAAGTTGTTACCCACCTGAGGAGTCATATAGATGATGGTAGATAATCAGAaacttcacaaaataaaatatgttcccTCATATGTTATAAATAGTGTAATATTATGTCCTCAAGAGTcagaaaagtttaaatatatatgctaatttgtatattttctaatattttggaatagcttgtattaattagaataataaaaaaatttggacatctatttttatatatgttatagaAAGTCACCATTAATTGATACATTAATCCAATTTGTCATactatttttcttgttgttgttgtttttgtatttttctgaagtgagaagcagggaggcagaaagactctcccgcatgtgctcaactggaatccacctggcatgcctactagggagTGATACACTGCTCATCTTAGCACTGCTGTGTTGCTTAGCaagcaagctcttcttagtgcctgaggcagaggccatggagccagtctcagtgcccaggccatctttgctccaatggagccttgactatgggaggggaagagagagataaaaagaaaggagatgagggaagggtggagaaacagatgggtgcttctcctgtatgccttggccaggaatcaaaccagggacatccatatgctgggctaatgctccaccactgagtcaaccagccagggcttgtcatACTGTTTTTTATAACCGAAAAAAATGTTGATAGTGATATTATTGCTGTTTTTTATTAACTTCCATTAGAAATTTACTGTATTCCACATTACtgaatgtatctttttttctttttttttttttacagagacagagagagagttagagagagggatagatagggacagacagacaggaatggagagagatgagaagtatcaatcattagttttttgttgcaacacctttgttgttcattgattgctttctcatatgtgccttgcccgtggggctatagcagatcgagtaaccccttgctcgagccagtgaccctgggtccaagtgggtgagctttgctcaaaccggataagcccgtgctcaagctggcgacctcggggtctcaaacctgggtcctctatatcccagtctgactctctatccactgtgcaactgcctggtcaagcttacTGAATGTATCTTTTAACAAAACTcttgtataataatttttttttaaaaattatgctaatCCACCATGTATGAAGCTAAATTCTTCTACCTGGCATTAAAGGGCCTCTCTAATCCTGCTGCAAACCATATTTTCCAACAAGACCTAGCTGGTTGGTAGAACAGTTTTCTCATGAATGTCCAAGATTTCATGTTTAGCCGCCTTCTTGTTCTGTTTAAGACATGTACTCCTCCCCTTTTAAATGATATCAGTCCTACTATTGTTTTGGGTCCTCAGCAACTATGTGTTTCATTTAGTGTATCTTTATTTTCTAGAGTTATAATTTCTTCAGATTGATTTTTCAGTCTCACTGAAGTTATTGACTATACCTTGTCCGTATACTATCTTTCATTGTATCCTGAGCTTCTTAACTAGATTAAACtagtttcttgaaataaaaattgtggTTATATTCTTTAAAGAACTGACTTgggtatatatatttaacaaatatttatttaatagttgAATGAAATTTTGTAAAGGCtagtttaagtaaaaaatatatagatactgtatatatattttatagttacaCAAGCTATTCTATTATTTGAAGTTCCGCAATAATTTATGCCTTCTCAATGTCAATTTACATTTTTGCTTAATAAGGATCATCTTATTTCTGAATTACTTAtatctcattttgttcttttcctaaAGGCCATattcatattaaataatttaaatatattttcaattctttcttataattgagattatacataatttaaaaggtaatcttttctaaaattatcaatacctataaattttaaagcactcatattttgtatgttaaaatcatcgagaaatttatattttcttttgtcacaGTGGAGAACATTGAGAATCAGATGTGGTAAATGTCTTGTTTATGGAACCAGGGTAGTGACAAATCAAAGAATAGAATCTGACACAATAGAATAAATTGTTTAATCCTAATTTATGATTACCATTTGTTAATGGGAAATTAATAAAGGTTTAAACATATTTGAATTGTAATGAtcaatttatataaacatattattaaaagataaaagtaaactttttaaGTAGTTTAGCCATAATGATTTGTGATTTGTCATTTCAGataatgagggtttttttgtgttcttttttttatttttttaacaatttttttaaatttattaaatttaatgcagtgacattgataaatcagggtacatatgttgagagaaaatatctctagattactttgacatttgattgcactgtgtacccctcccccaaagttaaattgtcttctgtcaccttctatctggttttctttgtgcccctcccctcccccaacccctcactccttcttcaccccatctcccctcccccaaccccccactcctgttgccatcacattcttgttcatgtctctgagtctcatttttatgtcccttctatgtatggattcatatagttcttagttgtttttttttctgatttatttcgctccgtataatgttatcaaggtccgtccatgttattgtaaatgatccgatgtcatcatttcttatggctgagtagtattccatagtatatatgtaccaaagctttttaatccactcgtcctctgacggacacttgggctgtttccagatcttcgctattgtgaacaatgctgccacaaacatgggggtgcatttctctttttggagccattctatggtgtccttggggtatattcctaaaagtgggatagctgggtcaaaaggcagttcaattttcagttttttgaggaatctccatactgttttccacagtggctgcaccagtctgcatgtgttcttttttaatttttaaatttgtttattcattttagagagctgagagagtgagagagagagaaagggggtaggagcaggaagcatcaaatcccacaatgtgccttgaccagacaagtgcaaggtttgtactggcaacctcagcattctaggtcgatacttttatccactgcaccaccaaaggtcaggctcagttaatgagatttttaaataatcCATCATTACAAAGTTGAAGAGAGAGTTTTCATATTTGTTGAGGGTTAACAACATGGCAAAAGCAATGTTAATCTCTTGGTATGCATTATCTTTTTTTCAAAGCATATAGGTTAGAATGCTTACATCAACTCCAGTGGAAACAAAACTGATAATTGCTACTGGTGAAAATCTAACTCTGCAGTTCTCAAACCAGGGAATAATGTCTGGAGCTGTTTTTGAGCACCATGACTGGGAATGTGGTTGTTCCCATTAAAGTAAAGGCCTGGGAAGCTGCTAAACACCCTGTTAAAAAACAGcccctacaacaaagaattattcatTCTAAATTCCAATAATAACAAGATGGAGAAACTGCAGATTTCTACTTCCACATTACCTAAAAATGATACATAAAGAAGTCAAAAAGTAGAATTAGTAGTTATAAATCAGAAATATTAGTTTTCAAGTTTATGGTTtataaaatgtgtaaataaattATTCTCCTTAAATAATGTCAAGTATACATTGTATGTTTCAATATAATTAggttcaaaataatattgaaattttctttgtgatttttttattttgccactgAGTTATTTAGTAGTCTGTTATTTAATGTGCAAAGATTAGGATAATTTTTAGATATCTTGTTGTCAATTTCTAATTTAATCCAGTTCTAGTAAGAGACTATTTGAAAATATCCCATttgaaatatattgaaaattattttatgaatgaCCTGTTATATGACTTCTATGGGTGATTACTTTctgtgttcttaaaaaaaaaaagtgaattcttCAGTTATATAGTATGGTATATCTCATAAATATATGGTTGTTTGGGTCTTCTAATATTCTCTCTAATATTGTTTCCACTTGTTTCAAAGATTGAGTAAAAAGTATTACAATCTTCAACTATAATTGTGGCttagtttatttttccatttagctCTGctgattttctctttataatttaaatcaatgttcgcctgaccaggcggtggcgcagcggatagcacattggactgggatgtggaggacccagtttcaagaccccgaggtcaccagcttaagcatgggctcatctcatttgagcaaggctcaccagcttgagcccaaagtcactggcttgaacaaggggacactcagtctgctgtagcccccccagtcaaggcatatatgagaaatcaatgaacaactaaggaactgcaacgaagaattgatgtttctcatctctcttccttcctgtctgtctgtccctatctgcccctctctctgactctgtctgtctccctatctgcccctctctctgactctgtgtgtctctgccacaaaataataataataataataataatttaaatcaatGTTCTTAATACAGTGCATATGTGGGATTATGTATCCTTCACTGACTCTTTTTATCATAATGAAATGTCTTTCTTTATCCTGAAGTTGGATTTGTCTAATATTAAGATAGACTCATCCAGGTTACCACGCTATGTTAACATAATATAGTTTGTTCCATCTTTTTTATTCATCCcatttaagtttttttagaaACCTTTCTTAGAGTTGGTATAATTAATCTGCTTAGCATTTCTTATAATTATCAACATGGTTTTGTTTAATTCCACAATCTTGCTTATTTTTGTGGgggatttttccaatttttttttgttacagtttgcattcaactttttttattattattatttttaagtatacagcaTAGCAGATACATATTCATGTAGGTTACAAGTTCTCTCCAATAATTCATATGCCCATCTGGCACCACAGATAACTGGTACGGTATTGTTAAATGTATTCCTCATACAGTATTTTATACCTTCATGCctatttgtaactaccaattagtaCTTAATCTCATCACCACTTATTAGCCTGTGCCCCAATAtcctttccctctgacttcaATCAGTTCTCTGAATCTATATGTCCATTTCAatattgttcatttatattgttctttatattccacatatatgtgatagCATATgatagtagtctttttgtgtctggcttatttcacttccatcttgcttctttttgttgttgtttttttttttttt
It encodes:
- the BCHE gene encoding LOW QUALITY PROTEIN: cholinesterase (The sequence of the model RefSeq protein was modified relative to this genomic sequence to represent the inferred CDS: inserted 2 bases in 2 codons; deleted 1 base in 1 codon; substituted 4 bases at 4 genomic stop codons) encodes the protein MVGAISQVRPQAWFARVGLGCAPAPLLRGWSPPFPCSRPSPTGWITGCQQLDLIAFACSLLPSRTRLCFHLSPVVASWLLPLLAEWFFRLPLLPILRLHSPSATLALSLSPFPRAPVQSNLQAGAAAAYGISLKXFMISAPXKLYHLCCSEPETSVQSKGTITFIRFLLRFLLFWVLTGKSHTEEDIVITTMNGKVRGMNLPVLGGTVTAFLGIPYAQPPLGRLRFKKPQSLTDWSNIWNATKYAHSCYQNTDQSFPGFLGLEMWNPNTDLSEDCLYLNVWIPTPRPKNATVMIWIYGGGFQTGTSSLHVYDGKFLTRVERVIVVSMNYRLGALRFLVLSGNSEAPGNMSFFDQQLPHQWVQKNIAAFGGNPKSVTLFGESAGAASVSLHLLSPRSHPLFTRAILQSGSSNAPWAVTSLYEARNRTLTLAKFIGCFXENETEIIKCLRIKDPQEILLNEILLIPSDTLLSATSGPSVXGDFLTDMPDTLLQLGQFKKIQIMVGVNKDEGTAFLVYGAPGFSKDNNSIITRKEFQDGLKILFRGVGEFGRESILFHYMDWLDPRAENYHEALDDVVGDYNFICPALEFTKKFSVFRNNAFFYYFEHRSSKLPWPEWMGVMHAYEIEFVFVLPLERRVNYTKAEEILSRSIMKHWANFAKYGNPNGIQNSSTRWPVFESTEQKYLTLNTESPKVYTKLRAQQCXFWMLFFPKVLEMTGNIDEAEXEWKAGLPRWNNYMMDWKNQFNDYTSKKESCAHL